Genomic DNA from Lagenorhynchus albirostris chromosome 20, mLagAlb1.1, whole genome shotgun sequence:
ACGGCTGGTGCGTGTGGCTCGCAAGCTGGACCGCTACTCTGAGTACGGGGCAGCAGTGCTCTTCCTGCTCATGTGCACCTTTGCACTCATCGCACACTGGCTGGCCTGCATCTGGTACGCCATCGGCAACGTGGAGCGGCCCTACCTGGAACCCAAGATCGGCTGGCTGGACAGCCTGGGAGCGCAGCTCGGCAAGCGCTACAATGGCAGCGACCCAGCCTCAGGCCCCTCGGTGCAGGACAAGTATGTCACGGCCCTGTACTTCACCTTCAGCAGCCTCACCAGCGTGGGCTTCGGCAACGTCTCACCCAACACCAACTCTGAAAAGGTCTTCTCCATCTGCGTCATGCTCATCGGCTGTGAGTGTCCCGGGCCTTACTCATAGAATCCCAGTTTCAGTTTTGTAATGAGATATAACAGAGGGTGTATGATAGGCAGATCCTAAGTTGGCAGCACAATGAACGTTTGCATATGTGTACACCAACTATACACAGAATTTAACACCCATGTAGCCCTCGCTATATACCAGGGATCAGGACAAACTACATCATTTTCAGGGCCTGGGGCAGAATGAAAATGTGGAGCCCTctgttaaaacaaaattattaagaatttcaagacggtgacagcagagcattaaactaaGTCCAGGGCCCTTCTTAGCACAGGTCCACGCCCATGAAGTATTTAGAGATGTTaaagcccagaaaaacaaaaacaaggggaaaatggGTGAAAACAAGAGACCAAGAGTTTtccctttattatatttttacaacttgaaagagaaaacatatctgaattttaaaaattcattgccccccaaaaaaaaaaaattcattgcccTGGTTTCATCTTCTCAGGAGTTTGGCCTCTGGGCCCAGGAAGCTGccaggagggagggcagagggaggagggcaggaagcCCAGGGGCCTTTGTCCCCCATGTGCCCTGGCGCCGTCCTGGGCACTTGTGACTTTGCCCTGGACAGAGGGGTCCCTGACTGggggatcccagggagagggagggggtccTGGAGCAGGCCCCGAGGTGTTGTGGCCTGGCGGGGATGCTCAGGAGCTCACCCCGCACCCCGCCCCCGGCCCATATCCCCCGCTCCCCGCCCCAGCCCTCATGTACGCCAGCATCTTCGGCAACGTGTCGGCCATCATCCAGCGCCTGTACTCGGGCACGGCGCGCTACCACACGCAGATGCTGCGAGTCAAGGAGTTCATCCGCTTCCACCAGATCCCCAACCCGCTGCGGCAGCGCCTTGAGGAGTACTTCCAGCACGCCTGGTCCTACACCAACGGCATCGACATGAACGCGGTGAGCCCCCGCCGCTCTgcctggggcggggcgggcgaCCTAGCCCAAGTCCCAGCTCTGGCTAACTCCCCGAGGGAGGCCAAAGTCCCGCGGGCGCAGGGCGTCCCCAGAGCCCTCCCCACCcgttcccccagccccacccccaccccggccgcGCCCCGCTGGACGCGACCGCCCTTCTCGCAGGTGCTGAAGGGCTTCCCCGAGTGCCTGCAGGCCGACATCTGCCTGCACCTGCACCGCGCGCTGCTGCAGCACTGCCCGGCCTTCCACGGCGCCAGCAAGGGCTGCCTGCGCGCGCTCGCCGTCAAGTTCAAGACGACGCACGCGCCGCCCGGGGACACTCTGGTGCACCTCGGCGACGTGCTCTCCACGCTCTACTTCATTTCCCGCGGCTCCATCGAGATCCTGCGCGACGACGTAGTGGTGGCCATCCTCGGTGCGTCTGGCGGGGAGGGCTAGGCCGGCGTGTGGGGTGCCCTGCCTGGACCAGGCCATTCCCAATGATGACGGTGGCCCCTTCTGCTGACCTGCCATGTGCAGAGCGTGTGCCACGGGGGAGCTTTACACCCAGCTCACTCAAGCCTTAAAACTAACCTCTGCCACAGGCCCCATTTTCCTGATAGGGAAGTTGATGCTCAGAGACGTCTGGTGGGTGGACAAGCAGGGATTCCAGGGCTACGGGGCTGACTCGGAAGTCCAGGCAGCTTCTGACCTTCTCCCACCCTTGGGAAGCTCAGGGTGAGAGGACGAGGGTTTGCCTCGGATGGAGGGGGGGTCCCCAGTCTCGGTGCAGCTGCAGGGACAGCTGGACACTTCAGAGGAAGGATGCGAGCATTGGACAGGGGACAGATTTGGGGCACACACAGCCCCTGCCACTTACGTTGGGCAGGTCACCGCAGCTGTCTGAGAGCTCATCTTCCTTGCCTTCCCGCTGACTTCAGCCCACCCCAAGTCCCTGCCCAGGCCGTCACTCACCCTCCCCTGCTCGCCATGGCTGGGCTCTACTCCAGCCCCTccacccagtcctctccctctggCCTGCCCTCGGCTGGTGTTCACCAAGTGTGCTGCTCACTCTCTTCTCCCATTACATCCTCACCTGGGCCAGCTCCTTGATCCTGTGATCTCAGCCTCACCTATGCCACAAGGACCCCCAGAACTGTGTCCCGGCCCCAGTCTCTCCTTAGACTGGACTACCCCATGTGTTCTTGGGCATGGCCACCCTTATATTCCATAGGCAGACCACACAGCATATCTCAGTCTGAAATCATCTGCCCTCAAAGGCAGCTCCGTCGGCATCCCCATCACTGTGAACCTTCCGTTGCCTGGGCCAGAGACCTGGGAGTCAACCAAAGAAGCACCCTCCTCCTTTCTGCCCCACCGCCACCATCCAGGCAGCCACGGAGCCCTGTCTGTTCCCCTCATTAATCTCGCTCTGTCCCATACCTGTCTACTTGTCCCTGCCTGGGTCCACCCCTCATTGTGTCCTTCCTGGGCAGGTGTCAGGAGCTCCTTTCCCATGGCCCTGAATCTGGTCTCCTGCCATACTCCATCTTCCACCTTCTGCCGGTGACCTGAAATTCACATCTGGCATACTCCTCTTCTGCTCAAAATCCTTCCATGGGTCCCATGACCCATGGAACAAATGTAAGCCCCTGTGCATGGCATGCACAGCCCTCCCCATTCTGGCCACCTTAAGTCCTGCCAGCCTCCCCCCAGTAGTTCACATTCCAGCCATACAAACTAGTTAGTTCTGTAAACCTGCCCATCTGtcacacctctgtgcctttgcacgtgctgccACTCTGCTCAGAGCACCTATCTTGCACCCCTGCCTGGCGGACCCCAGTCATCCTTCAACGCTGAGCTCAAGCACGGGCTCCTCTATGAGCCCTTCCCTCAGTCTCAGCCAAGCTTAGAAGTACCGTCCGTGTGGGAGagacaataattattattaataattaagaaGCCAGTccaatttaagttttatttagagACATGAACTCCTCTCATTTTTGTCCTGAGTGGAAATGGACATTAGGTCATAATCCTTCATCTACTGGAAAACCATCACTTTATAATGTTGCCCAGATTTCCAGCTTCTTGGGTTTCATATGTGACCCTGGAGGGTCCCTTCCTCTGTAAATGACCTTTTATCTGGTTCTCTTGGGGCACACGTCTTGGCCTCTGTCCATCATTGTGCAAGCAATTAGCACCTCTTGTGTGGTATGGCCAGGCTGGGGGGCTGGACTTTGCTGTGGGGAGTGGCCATCCAAGTAATCATGGTCCCTGGCACCCTGACCCTGGGCTTTCTGCCCCCAGCCCTGACTGTGCCACACGGACCACATGCTGCTTCCTCCACCCCATTGCCTTTTTCCAGTCCTCCTAGAGTCTCACAACACAGCCCCCCCCACTTCACTTGCTCTGTAAGCCCCCCTCTTCCCTGCTCCCAACCACTCCTGGTGGAACgagcttctccctcccccataGCCCCATTGctcttggctcttccctgttctAAGGCTCTAGAGATCATTCTGTAATCTGTCTCTCTGGGATTTGGGGGGCTCCTTGTGCATGGGACAGCATCTTATTCATGTTGACATGCTGTGGCTAGCACAGTATCTGGCGCCAGGAGGGCCCGATACCCTCACCACGTGCCCCTGTATCCAGCCCGTGTCTACCCTGTGACATCTGTCCCTCCCCGGGCCTTGCATCCACCTGTCTGGTGCGTCTTGCTATTCAAGCCACTTCCTCAAGCATCACATCTGCTTCTCTGGGCAGCCCATGGGGGTTGACAAGGCAGATATGGTTatacccattttagagatgaggacactggggtccagagagaggaagtgactttCCCAGGCTTCCTCTGCTGGGGCCATGCTGGTCACTTGGCCCCACAAAGGGAGCGGGAACACGAAGAGAGGGAAGCCTCAGGCCCTCCACTGGGGAGCTGGGTACTCCTGACGCTGGGTCCCGTCCACTCTGCAGCACCGCGGCAACCCGGAGAAGAAGAGATTAAGCAGGGAGCCTCTAGGGTCCCTACTGCCCACTGTCCCCTGGATGGGGGTGGTAGGGGCAGTTCCAAAGAAAGTGGGAAACAGGAGGGGGGAGTCTAATAGAGGATGGTCCCAAGGGGCCTGGAGATAGCAAGGGGCCCCAcatgctggggtgggaggggtctCTGCAGCACCCCTCAGCCAGCACATCCAACCTTgttcccaggccccagcccagaaGAATCCCTGAAGTGGGGTGAGGTCATGGTTAAGAGGTCCTCAGGGAGGCTCCTCAGAAGAGAGCTTGGAGCCAGGCCCTAGAAAGACCCCGCCCCTCTGGCTGGCAGGAAAGAATGACATCTTTGGGGAGCCCGTTAGCCTCCATGCCCGGCCGGGCAAGTCCAGTGCAGACGTACGGGCCCTGACCTACTGTGACCTGCACAAGATCCAGCGGGCAGACCTGCTGGAGGTGCTGGACATGTACCCCGCCTTCGCAGACAGCTTCTGGAGTAAGCTGGAAGTCACCTTCAACCTGCGGGATGTGAGTCCGGGCTGGATAGGCTGGGTGGGGGGTGGCCCTCGGCCAGCTGGTAATGGGCAATGGCCAGTCAGCCGGCTGAGAGCTTGGCCTGCCTGGCCTAAAGGGACCCATCCGGCCACTTGCCTTCCTTTCAACCCCCTCCTGCATCCTTTACCATAATTTCTTCTGTGCCTACCATGGCCAACATAATGCTAAATATGAAGGTAGCTACCAGTTATCGAGCACCAACTATGTGGTAAGCGCTGGGCTCCTtttacatgatctcatttagtcTTCTCGCAAGTGTGGtggtgttattatccccattttccggatgaggaaactaagggtCATAGCGGACAAATgaccaaagccacacagccatACAGTAAGCCGTATAGTCAATGGCGCAGCCAAAATGGGACTCAAGTTTGTGCATCTCCATAGCCCGGGCTTTTCCCACCACATCCTACCAAGCTGCAAGGGGCGGGTGCGGGGCGGGGGCAGCGGTGTCTGCCATCCAAGAACTCACGGTGCCAGGTCCCAGGGGTATAAACAGTAATAGAGCAGTCTCTCCTCTCAAGTTTATCACTCAGCGGAGGAGATTATAATaactcaggaaaaagaaagagctgCATAGTTAAATAACCAAGGAAGTCTCAAGGGTGTGCAGGGAGACCAAATATTTGTGGAGCTCAGGGTTGCCAAGGCGTGGGGCAGCCAGTATGGAGTGGAAGTGCCCGGAAGGGTCTGTATGGAGGAGCAGGTCTGGAACCAGCTAGTGGGAAGGCGGGGGCAGGCACACCCGGCAGGGGCAGCAGCAGCTGAGGCCCCGATGCTGAGCCCCCCATCCCCGGTGTCAGGAGGAGGGGTCCTGCTGGCCCAGCCCCACACCCAGCTTCTGGAGGTGGTGCTGAGGCAGGTTTACATGCTCTGGACAGCCCTCCGcaccctctgccctctgctgTCCTCCCCTTCCCCGGTCTGCCCCCTTCCCACCTAGGGGACATCTTGCAAAGACCCTGCCTTGGGGGAGGTCCAGCAGCCAGGAGCCATCAGGTGGCCCAAGTGCTCAGTGGCTGGACTCCAGGGCAAGAGGGATGCGATCCCCATGGCCTGGGATATCTGCAGCCCCTGGATACCCTCAAATCTCATGGTGCCAGGAAGGTGGGCTGCCAGGGGCACTGCTGAGGGCACCCCCTGAACGGACTGGGACTTCCAGACCCCGTCTCCTCAGAGGAAATCGCCCCATTGGCCCACGCTGAAGGCGGGGACACCAGGGCCTTGGGGAAAAAGGGAGGAGAACAGTCCCCCTGTCTCCCACGACCCCAACCTTGCTGCTCAAGGCGGCCTCTCGCAGGACTCTGTGGGGGTCTGCACGTCTCCAAGCCCCTGTTCAtctcccacccacacacacaggaGAGGAGCTGCCGGGAGCACAGTCAGGGAGCCCAGCCACCTGTCACCACTTTCTCACCTAGTGGCCACAGGGCcacggggggagggggaggggagggcaaagAGGCCCTGTCCTGGCTTTGGTCCCTGTTACTTGATGCTCTCTTTCTCCACAAGGCAGGCGAGGGTCTCCAGTCATCACCCCAACAGGCCCCAGGCAGCCAGGACCACCAAGGCTTCTTCCTCAGTGACAACCAGTCAGGTGAGCAAAGCCAGCCCCCACCAGTgtctgcccctccccagcccgaagcccctgcccagcctcctgcccctTCTCAGGTCCTCCCCAATCTGCCTCCCCTGGGAGAGGCCTCCCCAGTCCCCTCAGTGAGTGGAGAGGGGCTCCCTCCCTAGGCTCAGTGTCGGAGGCCCTTGTACCGTTCCTCCCCCTGTGTCCTCAGAGCCTGAGTGAGGGCTGCCCTCAGGGGTAGATACTGGCCAGCCCCTGGGGCTCCACATCAAGGCACCAAGGGCCCTGCTGGGCGGCAGCTCCCTGGATAGTGAGGCCAGGGCTGGACGttcccagccagccagccacccaCCCCCGCCAGGCTGGGGCCCCAGGCCCCCTCCCAGGGCTACAGCCTTCTGGGTCCCAGAAGCCAGACCTCTATGGGGGTAGGACCTCGTACTTCAGGGCGCCCAGGTAAGGAGATCCACTCCTCCCACCCTGTGCTTCCATGGCAGGTAGGGGGAGGGGCCCGGGCTCTGCTCAAGAAGGTCAGGCCTGTGGAACCGGATGAACCGAAGCTCAAGTTTCCCTTGCCCCGTGCAGGTGCAGCCCCTTCCCTGAGCATCTCAGATGCATCTGGCCGCTGGCCTGAGTTGCTGCAGCAAGTGCCCCCCAGGCCAAGTCAGAGCCCCCCAAACCCTCAGGGAGACCCAGACTGCTGGCCTCGGGAGCTAGGCTCCAGGCTAGAgcagctccaggcccagatgaACAGGTGAGTGACCTGTGGGCCACGGGTGGGGGCAGCCACAGAGGGCAGGCCCAGTGGCAGGCTAGGCACGGGTGCCCCCTCCTGGTGCCTCAGGGACATCGCTGGGTGCCCCATGGGTTTGAGAATGGCCAGCCCCATTTAGCTGCAGACCTCCCCATCCCTGTCGCTAAGTGCAATTCCTTGGATGGCTTGTCCCAGCAAACCCTGGAGCATGCCAAGGAGGACTTCTGGGGAGATGGGCATAACCTCATGCAGAAACAAATTCCACAGGCCCTTGGAAAGGGGGTGTGGCCTGTGGATGGTACGGCTGTGGTGGCAGAGTGAGGGCTTGGGGGCACTATAGTCCTGGGTTCCAATTCTGGCTCTGCAACTTACCAGCAATActgtggacaagttacttaaccactctgagcctcagttttcccttttgtgaaatggggataaccaGAATACCCACGTCAAGCTTCATTATGAGGCCAGAGTGTCTCTTTGACAGGCACCCTCTGGGAAACAGTGTTAAGGAGAGCTAAGCCTTAGGCTGGCTTCTTGTAGCCACGGGGATGACGTCCCTGGTCACCAAGGCAGTGCATGCATGTTTGGGTTACCTTCACCTTTCCTAAGGTGCACCAAAACATCTACTTAAGTTCTTTCCATAGTACCATTCCGTCAAATAAAGTAATTTGGTTACCCacccccctgccaaaaaaaacTTCATTATGAGGACTAAATGATGTATGCACCGTGCCTGATCACTGTTATTATCAGAGTCAGGGGTGTGCTAAGGGGAATTTGGGCAGGGGCTGTGGATTACAGCAGGGAAATAGCAGGGACAGCATGCAGGCTGCAAAATCGAGAGCTGCCCTCAGGACCTAAACTGCTTTtgccagccccagccctgaccctgACTCCGACTGTGGGTTTCTGCCTGACAGGCTGGAATCACGCATGTCCTCAGACCTCAGCCGCATCCTGCAGCTCCTTCAGCAGCCCCCGCCCCAGGACCACACTGGCTACATTCTGGGAGCCCCTGCCTCCAATGACCTGGCCTTGTCTCCTTCAACCTCAGCAACTCAGAGTCCAGGAACTAGACTACTACCCCAGGGCGATCTGCCCCCTGCACAGGTAAGCAGCTGAGGAGATCCCCAGGGGCTTGCCTGGAGGCAGCTGCATGTCTTCCCCCACCCTTAACTTGGTCTCAGTGGGCATCCAGCCCACGGCCTTTGTGGTCCGAGAGCAGCTATGACTTTTGCTGTCCTCCTTTATGGTCTGAGTCATGACAGGCAGCCTGGACAGGCGGTGACAGAGCCCAGATTGTGACCAGGGACGCCACATCTGGGGCAAGGGCAGCAGCACACAGCTCCTGCCACTTCCCATCGCTGAAGTCGGGGTGGCCTGGGGAGGCTCCCCGTACTGCATGCCTCCCTCTTTCTtgcccctcccaggcccccagTTATGGTGACCTGGACGAATGGAGGCCGAAGCTCGGGAACTCCTCCTCCAGGATGCTGGCCCCAGCCACAGAAATGGACAAAACTACAACACCGTCCTCAGAACAGAAGCAGCCTGAGGGGCTCCCGTCACCCTTGGCCTCGCCTCTGCATCCCCTGGAGGTACAGGGACTTGTCTGTGGTCCTCACTTTCCCTCGCTCCCTGAACACCTCAGCTCTGTCCCCAAATAGCTGGAGTTCCAGAGACATGGCTCAGATCCTGGATTTGTGAGGAGCTAGAGCCACTGTACCCCAAGATAATAGACACCAGGAAGGAACTGAAGGCAGGTGAGACGACAGTTAAGGATTTGGGGGAGGCAGACAGCCTGTAAACTGAAAACCATTTACCTAGAGTAGCTACAAACTGCCAATCCAGGTGACCCAAGATGGCTTGGGCCAAGAGGCTCAGGACTTCTCCCAACCTCCCGCAGGTCTCTATTTAGACAGCAGGCCTGGTGGAGGGGGGGTGAGCCTCAGGTGTAGAGGTAGCTTATGGGACAGAGGGCTCAGTGAAGAACAGAGACCTTCCTGATCTACTGTGTGAGAGCCTTGCTCTGTGCCAAGTACGATCACCTCCCAGCTCAGAACTCTCCCCCACCACCCAGCCAGCCCCCAAGGTTGGTCAAGACCTCCCGCCGAGAGCTTGTGAAGCAGCTGGAGATGAAAGTGTCCTCTGTAGTGGACACATCAGGGACAGAACTCCAGCCCCCAGCCACTCTGCCCCTGATGGTTCTGTGAGGACCTTTGGGACCCTAGGGGACAATGGAGTGAGTGTCTCAGAGCTAATAAAGTCTGCACACTTCATGTTGGGCTGGGTGTGTAACTTACGTAGGGTCATCAGGTCCTTGATTGTGCTGTAACTGACAGCTGTGATCTTCTCCAAGTCCCTCTCCCAAGGAGCTGTGTGTTGGGGACCTGAAGGTGGATCCACCATGTTCAGGAGTCCCCGGAACAGGGGGCTTTTAGCCAGGCTGGGGTGAAGGGAAGCAGAGAGGCGCTGGCGTGGTGGCCATAGGGAATCATGACAACAGCCAGCGCTTCCATAGCACTCACCCTGTGTTGGGGGACACCGTGCTGACTGCCCTGCAGATATTAGTTCATCAACTCTTTACAACAACTATATGGGGtcagtattattatccccattttaaagatgagagatCAGAAGCAGAGAGACACTAAGAAATTTACCCAAGCAGGAGGGAAACTTCTGGGGTGCTGGTACTCTTCTATTTCCTGATCTAAGTGCTGATTGCATCAATGTGTTTCAGGTTGTAAAAACATGTGCACTTCTATGTGTAAACtatactttgatttaaaaaaaatatttcccaaaaaCATATCAAAAGGAGGACATAATTTCAACACAGATGGTCTGGTTTGAGAACATGTGCAGTCAACTACTCCACTGAAATTGGCTGTTGTCCAGAAAAGTCAGTGGTCCTGTCCTTTTGCAGTACTccctaaaagaattttgaaaatctaTTTTCCCCTCACACATTTTTAGTTGACATCTGAAGTATTTCCTGATAAGTTTAAATAGTTGAAgaggacaggacttccctggtggtgcagtggttaagactctgcctgccaatgcaggggacatgggttcaagccctggtctaggaagatgccacatgccacggagcaactaagcacgtgcgtCACAAttactcagcctgcgctctagagcctgcaagccacaactactgagcccatgcgcctagagtccgtgctctgcaacaagagaagccactgcaatgagaagcccacacaccacaacgaagagtagccccccactcgccacaactagagagacccaacgcagccaaaaaaatgaatgaataaatttttaaaataaataaatagttgcaGAGGACATAATTTCCAGTGTGTTGTAAATATTGACACTTTATAAACTGTTGCATTCATATCAATCTATTTCAATCCAAATAGCAGTGATTCAGAAGCCAgtatcattcatttaaaaacaggAGAGCAAGCTCTTCTTTAACatagttcctttttctctgctcATAATTCCACTCTATTCCATCCACAGTTTATCTGACATGTAATTTATTTCCATGCTTGAAAGTCTATTATTAATAACCTCATCATATCTGTTTGGAAAACACGctcgctgcaaatagagaaagcccacacgcagcaatgaagaccaaacacagccaaaaagaaataaataaatttataaaaaataataaaaaaaatttttttaagtaattgtaACCTTACTAAGGCTTTAAGGGTTACACTTATTAGTACTAGGTTTTTCAAAACAACATAAatatctctttaaatttttatagaaactAAAATTGTATTGGATATACATCACTTACAAGAGGGAATTTTCCTCTCAATTAGTTCATGTGTGTggatgaatattaattttttattagagtaAAACAGCAGCACAGAGAAAACTTGTTCGCATAAGTAGATAGTACTATAAGGGGTTTGTTATATATAACAGTGTCACTCaattctttgaattctttctgAGCTGTGTTAACAATCACATTTAtcattaaaaactatatttaatgaTATCTAACAATTCAATCCTCCTTTAGTTTTGTTGAAAGCAAATTATTGGAAACCATTTAAATTATAAAGAGATGTTACCTAGGTTCGGACCCTTCTCCATTTCAAACTCAAGACACAGATATAGTATTTAGGGCTAGATTAGCATTTGCCTTGGGACCCTCGGTGGGGAAAAGATGGAATGGGAACTAATAAAAAGTGAGAGCCACACTGGTCGGGCTGCTGCCTGCTGAAGACCAACCCTAGAATTCAGAGCATTTCTACAGTGGCCAGGATAGCGCAGGAAAGCCTGACTGAAGCTGGCCTGGCCCTGAGTACATCGGCGTGTCCAACGGTGTGTTCGCCTTGGGGCGCTGGGAGAACAACATTCCGGCGTAACGGGGGCGTTGGCACGACAGGGAATTACGGTGGTTCCCCTTTGGCGCAGGCCAGGCAGCCAGGCCGCGGAGCTCTGTGCCGCGGAATGCAGCAGGCCCTACGGTAAGGcagacttttctttttcactcgACAGAGTGGAGAAGCCGTTGGAAATAGCAGCTGCTGTGGGGAAGTCAGAGCACAAGAGCTTTCACGCTCAGACTTGACCTAGAACTTGAAGGCCCGTAAGCCAGCGCGCTAGATTCTATGCACCCACGCCCCCATTCACCCGCACTGCCCTCTTATCTCTCTGACTGACATCTTTGTCAGCCAATGACCTTTGGGGCTGTGAAAGCGCCTCCCCCCGCGGAGTTGGGCGGGGCAAGTAATTGGAATGACAAAACACACCAATAGCAAGGAGGTTTCAGAAGCCCCGGGTACAATAGCCAATGAGGAGAAGGCATCGTTCGAAAGGACGTGTCAGGCAGCCAACGGTCGGCGCCGCTGCGAGGGTCGCGTAGCTTCCGTCCCGGGTGGGCGGGGCGGTGTCTCAAACGGAAGGTGGCTGTCGTCCGAGCCGAAGCAGGTTTGAAACTGGGAGTTGGGCTCGGCCCTCGTTGTCTCTCGCTGCGGGCCCTCTTCCGGGCTAGGCCGTCCttgcccgcccccgccccgcctccctTCGGACCCCTGGGTTCCAGGCCAGGCTCCCTTCCCGATTGGCGCCCCCGCCCTCAGCAGCCCGCTGCCGTCCCGGTCCGCACTGCGGCCCCGCCGCCGCCACCATGTCCCTGCACGGCAAACGGAAGGAGATCTACAAGTATGAAGCGCCCTGGACCGTCTACGCCATGAACTGGAGCGTGCGGCCCGACAAGCGCTTTCGCCTGGCGCTGGGCAGCTTCGTGGAGGAGTACAACAACAAGGTGGGCCGGGCAGGGGCTCGGAACCCGGCTGGCGGGGAGCGGGCCCCGGGGGCGCCCTTTCCGGGCCGGAGCCCACACCCCAGGACCCTCCCGCGGACTTGCCCTAGCGCCACGGAGCGGTTCCTCTGTGTCTGGCCCTGTGCAGACAGTTTCGCTCTCATTATCGCATTTAATCCTTGCAGCATTCCTGGGTAGTCAGGAGTGTAGTTactctcattttactgatgggaaaactgaggcaccgTGTTGTGACTTGCCCGAGTCACACAGCTATTTCGTGACGGAAACAGGTCTCGAACCCAGGTTTACACCCCAAAGCTATGCCATTTATCACTCCTATCCCCTCCGCTCCTGCCGCATTGCTTCAG
This window encodes:
- the KCNH6 gene encoding potassium voltage-gated channel subfamily H member 6 isoform X1 — encoded protein: MPVRRGHVAPQNTYLDTIIRKFEGQSRKFLIANAQMENCAIIYCNDGFCELFGYSRVEVMQRPCTCDFLTGPNTPRSAMSRLAQALLGAEECKVDILYYRKDASSFRCLVDVVPVKNEDGAVIMFILNFEDLAQLLAKRGSRSLSQRLLSQSFLGSEGSHGRPGAQGPGPGRVKYRTISQIPQFTLNFVEFNLEKHRPGSTTEIEIIAPHKVVERTQNVTEKVTQVLSLGADVLPEYQLQAPRIHRGTLLHYSPFKAVWDWLILLLVIYTAIFTPYSAAFLLGDQDKPQRADCGYTCSPLTTVDLIVDIMFVVDIVINFRTTYVNANDEVVSHPRRIAVHYFKGWFLIDMVAAIPFDLLIFRTGSDETTTLIGLLKTARLLRLVRVARKLDRYSEYGAAVLFLLMCTFALIAHWLACIWYAIGNVERPYLEPKIGWLDSLGAQLGKRYNGSDPASGPSVQDKYVTALYFTFSSLTSVGFGNVSPNTNSEKVFSICVMLIGSLMYASIFGNVSAIIQRLYSGTARYHTQMLRVKEFIRFHQIPNPLRQRLEEYFQHAWSYTNGIDMNAVLKGFPECLQADICLHLHRALLQHCPAFHGASKGCLRALAVKFKTTHAPPGDTLVHLGDVLSTLYFISRGSIEILRDDVVVAILGKNDIFGEPVSLHARPGKSSADVRALTYCDLHKIQRADLLEVLDMYPAFADSFWSKLEVTFNLRDAGEGLQSSPQQAPGSQDHQGFFLSDNQSGEQSQLGPQAPSQGYSLLGPRSQTSMGVGPRTSGRPGAAPSLSISDASGRWPELLQQVPPRPSQSPPNPQGDPDCWPRELGSRLEQLQAQMNRLESRMSSDLSRILQLLQQPPPQDHTGYILGAPASNDLALSPSTSATQSPGTRLLPQGDLPPAQAPSYGDLDEWRPKLGNSSSRMLAPATEMDKTTTPSSEQKQPEGLPSPLASPLHPLEVQGLVCGPHFPSLPEHLSSVPK
- the KCNH6 gene encoding potassium voltage-gated channel subfamily H member 6 isoform X3 encodes the protein MPVRRGHVAPQNTYLDTIIRKFEGQSRKFLIANAQMENCAIIYCNDGFCELFGYSRVEVMQRPCTCDFLTGPNTPRSAMSRLAQALLGAEECKVDILYYRKDASSFRCLVDVVPVKNEDGAVIMFILNFEDLAQLLAKRGSRSLSQRLLSQSFLGSEGSHGRPGAQGPGPGRVKYRTISQIPQFTLNFVEFNLEKHRPGSTTEIEIIAPHKVVERTQNVTEKVTQVLSLGADVLPEYQLQAPRIHRGTLLHYSPFKAVWDWLILLLVIYTAIFTPYSAAFLLGDQDKPQRADCGYTCSPLTTVDLIVDIMFVVDIVINFRTTYVNANDEVVSHPRRIAVHYFKGWFLIDMVAAIPFDLLIFRTGSDETTTLIGLLKTARLLRLVRVARKLDRYSEYGAAVLFLLMCTFALIAHWLACICSLTSVGFGNVSPNTNSEKVFSICVMLIGSLMYASIFGNVSAIIQRLYSGTARYHTQMLRVKEFIRFHQIPNPLRQRLEEYFQHAWSYTNGIDMNAVLKGFPECLQADICLHLHRALLQHCPAFHGASKGCLRALAVKFKTTHAPPGDTLVHLGDVLSTLYFISRGSIEILRDDVVVAILGKNDIFGEPVSLHARPGKSSADVRALTYCDLHKIQRADLLEVLDMYPAFADSFWSKLEVTFNLRDAGEGLQSSPQQAPGSQDHQGFFLSDNQSGAAPSLSISDASGRWPELLQQVPPRPSQSPPNPQGDPDCWPRELGSRLEQLQAQMNRLESRMSSDLSRILQLLQQPPPQDHTGYILGAPASNDLALSPSTSATQSPGTRLLPQGDLPPAQAPSYGDLDEWRPKLGNSSSRMLAPATEMDKTTTPSSEQKQPEGLPSPLASPLHPLEVQGLVCGPHFPSLPEHLSSVPK
- the KCNH6 gene encoding potassium voltage-gated channel subfamily H member 6 isoform X2; this encodes MPVRRGHVAPQNTYLDTIIRKFEGQSRKFLIANAQMENCAIIYCNDGFCELFGYSRVEVMQRPCTCDFLTGPNTPRSAMSRLAQALLGAEECKVDILYYRKDASSFRCLVDVVPVKNEDGAVIMFILNFEDLAQLLAKRGSRSLSQRLLSQSFLGSEGSHGRPGAQGPGPGRVKYRTISQIPQFTLNFVEFNLEKHRPGSTTEIEIIAPHKVVERTQNVTEKVTQVLSLGADVLPEYQLQAPRIHRGTLLHYSPFKAVWDWLILLLVIYTAIFTPYSAAFLLGDQDKPQRADCGYTCSPLTTVDLIVDIMFVVDIVINFRTTYVNANDEVVSHPRRIAVHYFKGWFLIDMVAAIPFDLLIFRTGSDETTTLIGLLKTARLLRLVRVARKLDRYSEYGAAVLFLLMCTFALIAHWLACIWYAIGNVERPYLEPKIGWLDSLGAQLGKRYNGSDPASGPSVQDKYVTALYFTFSSLTSVGFGNVSPNTNSEKVFSICVMLIGSLMYASIFGNVSAIIQRLYSGTARYHTQMLRVKEFIRFHQIPNPLRQRLEEYFQHAWSYTNGIDMNAVLKGFPECLQADICLHLHRALLQHCPAFHGASKGCLRALAVKFKTTHAPPGDTLVHLGDVLSTLYFISRGSIEILRDDVVVAILGKNDIFGEPVSLHARPGKSSADVRALTYCDLHKIQRADLLEVLDMYPAFADSFWSKLEVTFNLRDAGEGLQSSPQQAPGSQDHQGFFLSDNQSGAAPSLSISDASGRWPELLQQVPPRPSQSPPNPQGDPDCWPRELGSRLEQLQAQMNRLESRMSSDLSRILQLLQQPPPQDHTGYILGAPASNDLALSPSTSATQSPGTRLLPQGDLPPAQAPSYGDLDEWRPKLGNSSSRMLAPATEMDKTTTPSSEQKQPEGLPSPLASPLHPLEVQGLVCGPHFPSLPEHLSSVPK